GGTCGGGCAGCCGGCCGTCGGTGAAGACGGTGTAGCCGGCGCCGCGCAGCAGGGTGGTGCACTCCTGGAGGAAGGCGGCCTGGCGCGGGTCGGTGGGGTCGGCGTTCCTGACCACCTCCGCGTACGGCACGTGGTGCGGCCAGGCGACGCCGAGCGCCTCGGCGGAGCGGCGCAGCCGGGCGACGGCCCCGTCGGGGGCGACCGGCAGGGTGCGCAGGATGCCGGTGCCCGCGGCGGTCATGAGGTCGGCGGCGGCCATGCCGGTGAGCAGGGAGATCTGCGCGTTCCAGCTCTCGGCGGGCAGGGGCGCGCGGTAGGCGAGCGTGTAGGTGTGGTCGCCGGGGACCTCGACGATCTCCTGTTCGGGGACGTCGAGGGAGATCCCGCCGCGTTCGATCTCGCGCTCCTCGCGGAGCCGGCCGATGGCGCGGAGGAGGGCGAGGGGTTCCTCTGCGGTGCCGGAGTCGATCTGCCGCTGGACGGAGGCGTAGTCGAGCCTGGCGCGGCTGCGGACGAGGGCGCGGCGCAGGTCGGTGGCGACCCGGCGGCCCTCGGCGTCGAGGTCGATCCGCCAGAGCAGGGCGGGGCGGGGCTCGCCGGGCAGCAGGCTGGCGGCGCCCTCGGAGAGCGCCGGCGGGTGGAGGGGGGCCTTGCCGTCGGGGAAGTAGAGGGTGAGGACCCGCCGGTGGGCCTCGGCGTCGATCGCCCCGCCGGGGGCGACGAAGGCGGCGACGTCGGCGATGGCGTAGTGGACGCGGTAGCCGCCGTCGGCCCGCCGGGCCAGGTGCATGGCCTGGTCGAGGTCGGTGGAGGTGGGCGGGTCGATGGTGAGGAACGGCAGGTCGGTGGCGTCGTAGGCGGGGAGCCGGGGGTT
The Streptomyces roseofulvus genome window above contains:
- a CDS encoding RNB domain-containing ribonuclease, producing the protein MPRRHLHVTGAAEAPLRAALRALRTELAVPEGFPPDVLAEAEAAAKNPRLPAYDATDLPFLTIDPPTSTDLDQAMHLARRADGGYRVHYAIADVAAFVAPGGAIDAEAHRRVLTLYFPDGKAPLHPPALSEGAASLLPGEPRPALLWRIDLDAEGRRVATDLRRALVRSRARLDYASVQRQIDSGTAEEPLALLRAIGRLREEREIERGGISLDVPEQEIVEVPGDHTYTLAYRAPLPAESWNAQISLLTGMAAADLMTAAGTGILRTLPVAPDGAVARLRRSAEALGVAWPHHVPYAEVVRNADPTDPRQAAFLQECTTLLRGAGYTVFTDGRLPDPAVHAAVADEYTHCTAPLRRLVDRYAAELCVAAVAGTEPPEWVRAALPGLPDTMGAGSRRANAVERESVDVVEAALLSGRVGELFDAYVIDVKEREPSVGTVHLDDPAVVARVEGGTAPLPLGEWLRVRLAAADPGRAKVLFAPA